The Pseudofrankia inefficax genome window below encodes:
- a CDS encoding DUF4286 family protein: MPSGLLIVESRPSSPEELAAYHEWYDQTHLPEILKVDGFVSARRLASLDSDTFLAVYEIDGDVEAAKAALGLAQASGTMSRPERVQLSPPPVVRFFRGLDPTGQEVSSSE, from the coding sequence ATGCCCAGCGGCCTGCTCATCGTCGAATCCCGGCCCAGCTCGCCCGAGGAGCTCGCGGCCTACCACGAGTGGTACGACCAGACGCACCTGCCCGAGATCCTCAAGGTGGACGGCTTCGTCTCCGCCCGCCGGCTGGCCTCCCTCGACTCCGACACCTTCCTCGCGGTCTACGAGATCGACGGTGACGTCGAGGCGGCCAAGGCCGCGCTCGGCCTCGCGCAGGCGTCGGGCACGATGTCCCGGCCGGAACGCGTCCAGCTCAGCCCGCCGCCGGTGGTGCGCTTCTTCCGCGGCCTCGACCCCACCGGCCAGGAGGTCAGCTCGTCAGAATGA
- a CDS encoding metal-dependent hydrolase family protein encodes MTGPIVLRADRWLDLDADEVRSPAVIVVEGNRITGINPEQLPTGATELDLGDVTLLPGLMDMELNLLIGGPETPTGLPLPMHGVQDDPAYRTLRSTINARKTLLAGFTTVRNLGLMVKTGGYLLDVALQRAVDQGWVEGPRIVPAGHAVTPYGGHLDPTVFQRLAPGIMPLSVGEGIANGVDQVRHCVRYQIRHGAKVIKVSASGGVMSHSTGPGAQQYSDEELAAIADEAHRADIRVAAHAVGDRAVRACVEAGIDCVEHGFLASDETLKLMAEAGTFLVSTTYLTDAMDIARAAPELQAKAAVVFPQARAMLPKAIAAGVKIACGTDAPAVPHGDNAKELAALVARGMTPLQALRAATVTSAELIERDHELGRLRDGYLADIIAVPGDPTQDITATQDVRFVMKDGHVHKSA; translated from the coding sequence GTGACCGGGCCGATCGTCCTGCGGGCCGACCGCTGGCTGGACCTCGACGCGGACGAGGTCCGGTCCCCCGCGGTGATCGTGGTCGAGGGCAACCGCATCACCGGGATCAACCCGGAGCAGCTCCCCACCGGGGCGACGGAACTCGATCTGGGCGACGTGACGTTACTGCCCGGACTGATGGACATGGAGCTCAACCTCCTGATCGGCGGACCGGAGACCCCGACGGGCCTGCCGCTGCCGATGCACGGCGTTCAGGACGACCCGGCGTACCGGACGCTGCGCTCGACCATCAACGCCCGCAAGACCCTGCTGGCCGGGTTCACGACCGTCCGCAATCTGGGCCTGATGGTCAAGACCGGCGGCTACCTCCTGGATGTCGCGCTGCAACGCGCCGTCGACCAGGGTTGGGTGGAGGGCCCCCGGATCGTCCCGGCCGGCCATGCGGTCACCCCGTACGGCGGCCATCTGGACCCGACGGTGTTCCAGCGGCTGGCTCCGGGGATCATGCCGCTGAGCGTCGGCGAGGGGATCGCGAACGGCGTCGACCAGGTGCGCCACTGCGTGCGCTACCAGATCCGGCACGGCGCCAAGGTCATCAAGGTGTCCGCCTCGGGCGGCGTGATGTCGCACAGCACCGGCCCCGGCGCCCAGCAGTACTCCGACGAGGAGCTGGCCGCGATCGCCGACGAGGCGCACCGGGCCGACATCCGGGTCGCCGCCCACGCGGTCGGCGACCGGGCCGTCCGGGCCTGCGTCGAGGCCGGGATCGACTGCGTCGAACACGGCTTCCTGGCCAGCGACGAGACGCTGAAGCTGATGGCCGAGGCCGGCACGTTCCTCGTGTCCACCACCTACCTGACCGACGCGATGGACATCGCGCGGGCGGCGCCGGAGCTCCAGGCGAAGGCCGCCGTGGTGTTTCCCCAGGCCAGGGCCATGCTCCCCAAGGCCATCGCCGCCGGCGTGAAGATCGCCTGCGGCACCGACGCACCGGCCGTCCCGCACGGCGACAATGCGAAGGAACTGGCCGCGCTGGTCGCCCGCGGCATGACACCGCTCCAGGCCCTGCGCGCGGCGACCGTCACCAGCGCGGAGCTCATCGAACGCGACCACGAGTTGGGCCGCCTGCGCGACGGCTACCTCGCCGACATCATCGCCGTGCCCGGCGACCCGACCCAGGACATCACCGCCACCCAGGACGTCCGGTTCGTCATGAAGGACGGCCACGTCCACAAGAGCGCCTGA